The Cryobacterium roopkundense sequence TGGACCGATACTGCCGTCGGCCTTGACGGCAACCATTCCAAGATTGCGATGCTCCACACACCGGACGGTCACGGTCGCCTTGAGCTCTTCGAGTACATCCACCCCGAGGCGATCGAGTCGAATGCCACTCGCCCCAACGAGATCGGCATGCACCGCGTCGCCTTCTCCGTCGACGACCTCGACGCTGCCCTTGAGATCGCCGCACGCCACGGCTGCCTCCCGCTCCGAGGCGTGGCAACGTACGAGGACATCTACAAGCTCACGTATATCCGCGGTCCCAGCGGCATCATCGTGATGCTCGCCGAGGAATTGAAGAAGGCCTGACGGTCGGATCGGCCGAGTGCACGGCCCGGGGTATTAGGCGCTGAGCCACTTTTCGAGCTCTGCCGTGGGGTCTTCTTCCCAGGGGAGGGGGAGGATGCCGCCGATGTAGCCTTCGTACCAGGCCCTGACCTCGGGTGACTGGTAGGCGGCCTGCAATGCGAGGGCCTTCTCGGTTCCCGCGAAGTCGGGCCGACCGGCCACGACGCAGCGGAACGGGATCTGATCGGCGTCTTCCTCGAAGGCGAGTTGGTTCTTCGCGGTGAGGTTGGACTCGGCGGCCAGGCGAACGAAGAGGAACGCGGCATCCACATCGGGCAGGGTTTGTTTGAGCGACTGCTGGTCAACCTCGACGAACTCGAACTCGAGCGGATTCGACGTGATGTTCCTCTGTGAGGTGTGGATCACGTCCACACCCTTCGTGAGGGTGATCAGCCCGGCATCGCGCAGCAGGAACAGGGCGCGGCCGTTGTTCGCCGGGTCGACCGGCAGGGCGATCTTCGCGCCCTTCGGCAGATCGTCGAGCGACGTGTACTTCAGGGAGTAGATGCCGCCCGGGGAGCCGTACTCGTAGAACAGGCCCACGAGGTCGAGGTTCTTGTCGGTGTTGAACTGCTGCAGGTAGGCGCCGTGCTGAAAGAAATTGGCGTCGTACTCCTGTTGGGCAACCGCAAGGTTCGGTTGGATGATGTCGGTGACGTACTTCACCGTGACCGCCCAGCCGTCCTTCTCCAGCAGAGCCTGGGCGATCTTCGTCGGCTCCTGGTACGGTGCCGATTCGGTGACAATGAGCTTGATCGTCTTGTCGGACGCGCCACCCTTGCCAGCGGATGCCGCGGCGCCGCCGGCCAGGCCGCATCCGCTCAGCACCGAAACGCCGGCACAGGCCACCCCGGCGAGGGCGTAGGTCAAGAAACTTCTGCGTTGCATGCTTCTCCAGGAATGTAGGCGTTAGCGGTAGGCGGAGGGAACTGGCGCGGTGTCGTTGAGGTAGTACCGGCCGAGTTCGTTGAGTTTCCACGCCACGGGGTCGTGCAGCGTGTGGGTGCGCACGTCGCGCCAGTAGCGGTCGAAGCCGTACTTGGTGCCGGCGGCGCGCGCGCCGATCACGTCGTAGATGCCGGCAGTGACGTCGAGGGCCACGTGGTGCGCGGTGACCTTGGCGGCCACGATCTGCTCGGCGACGCCGGATCGTTCGGACGCGTCGAGGAGCGGCCCCTGGTTCCATGCCCACTGCAGTGCAGTGGTTGCCTGGTCGACGACAGCGGAGAGCGCCTGCAACCGGGAGACGAAGCTGCCGTAATGGTTGAGGATGAACGGATCTTCCGCGGCGGACTCAACATCGGCGTGAAACCACGGCCGGGCCTGTTCGCGCGTGTAGTCCCGTGCTGCGATCACGGCGCCCTCGGCCGCCGCGAGGTAGCAGTGACTGAACAGCAATTGGAAGCCGGGGGTGGTCAGCACCTGGTGCGGTTCGCGTTCGGCATCGCTCGCGCCGAGGTTCACGATCACTGCGGAGTCGGGAACGAACACGTCGTTGAACTCGATCGTGTTGGTGGCGGTGAGCCGGGAACCCAGAACATCCCAGTCGTCGTGACGCACGACGCCCTCCCAGCCGGTGTTGATCAGCACGGCGAGGCGGGAACCGTCGGGCAGGATGGCGCGGCCGTAAATCTGGTCGGCGACCCGGCTGCCGGTGGCGAAAGGCTTCTTACCGTTCAGAACGTAGCCACCCTCGACCCGGCGGGCCTGTGCCTGCGGTCCCTGGGGCGTTCCGGTGGAGGAGAAGAGCCAGCGCTTGGCGATGGTCTCGTCGGCGAGCAGCTGCGCGCGATCGTCGGGCAGGTCGATGTACGAAAATGCCTGAAAGATGTAGTGGTAGCCGAGCAACTGGCCGATGGAGTTGTCGACGCGGGCGATGCGCTGCACGATCTCGAAGGCCGTGCGCCAGTCGAGGCCGGCGCCGCCGAACCGGGCGGGAACGGTGAGCGGCAGCAGCCCCGCCTCGCGCAGCACCTCGAGTTCGGCGAATGGCGGCGCGTTCGTCGCGTCTCGTTCGCGCGCGTCTACGCCGAGGATCTCGGCCGCGGCATCCGCTCGCGCGTACCAAATTGATTGCTGTTCGGTGTTGTCGACGCCGAAACGGCGCAGGATGCTCGCGGTCATCGGGTGGCCACCGTTCTGCGGCTCTCGGCGGTGGCGGAGGACTCGGCGAAGGCGCCCCGATAGGCGGCAGCCGGGTGGCTCTTCGGCAGATGCGGCCCGTCGCCGAAGAGTTTCTCGCGCAGAGTTCCGGGCGCGTACTCGGTCTGCGCGAGCCCGCGCCCCCGGAGCTCGGGCAGCACGCCGTCGATGAAGTCGGTGTACGAGCCGGGGATGGTCTGGTTGATGATGTTGATGCCGTCGATGCCGGCGTCCTGCCAGAGTTCGAGCTGATCGACGATCTGCTCGGGCGTGCCCACGATTTGCTGGGCGCGCGCACGGTAGTTGGCCACGTCGGTGAGAGTGGGGTTGCGGCCCGGCGTGGAATCGATGATGGCCTGCAGCAGGCCCTGGCCGCCCTCGGTCTCGATGTCGCCGAGGGGGGTGTCGAGCGGGAGTCCGCCGAGGTCGACGCCGAGACCGCCGCCGATGTGGGCGATGATCATGTCGAGATCGAGGTACTGCTCGAGCTCGGCCTTCTTCGCGTGGGCCTCGGCTTCGGTGCTGCCCACGACGAAGGACAGGCCGGTGAAGAGCTTCACGTCGTCGGCGCGGCGACCGGCGGCAACGGCCTCCGAGCGGATGCCGGCAGATACCTTGGCCGCATAGGCGGTGTTCGGGGCGAAGAGGAACGTCGCCTCGGCGTTGCCGGCGGCGAACTGCTGCCCGCGCCCGGAGCTGCCGGCCTGGAAGAGGAGCGGGGTGCGCTGCGGAGACGGCGACACGAGGTGCGGCCCGTCGATCGAGTACCGCTCGCCGCGATGGTAGATCTTGTGCACCCTGTCGGGGTCGGCGTGAACCCCGGACTCCTTGTTCTGCACGAGCGAGCCCTCATCCCACGAGCCTTCCCACAGCTTGTAAACCGCGTCGGAGTACTCGTCTGCCCAGTCGTAGCGGGCGGCGTGGGCGGTGAGGCCGTCGGAGCCGAAGTTACGGTGCGAGTTCTCGAGCGCGCTCGTGACGATGTTCCACGCGGCGCGGCCGTTGCTGATGTGGTCGAGGGTCGAGATCTGCCGTGCGAACTGGAAGGGGTGGGACTGCACGACGGACGACGTGGCCGCGAGCCCGATGTCGGTGGTCACCGCGGCGAGGGCCGCGAGCAGGATGAGCGGGTCGTTCGAGGGAACCTGCAGGCCGCGCTGCACGTGCGAGGCCCAACCACCGTCGTGGTCGCCGTAGAGGCCCACCACGTCGGCGAGGAAGATGGCATCGAACTTGGCGGCCTCGAGCTGTTTCGCGAGGTCGATCCACAGGGGAAGCTCGTTGAACCGGTGCTGCTGGGCATCCGGGTGGCGCCACTGGCCGCCGAGGATATGGCTCGTGGTGTTCATGACGAAGGCGCTGAGCAGCAAGCGGGGCCGGGGGCCGGCGAAGCGGGACGATGCGGACATGAGGGACTCCCTTGGTGGGCGTTAGTGGCGTTTGTCGAGGTGGCGGGAGAGGCGGCTGCCGCTGATCTGTACGACCTGCACGAGCACGACCATGAGCACGATCGCCACGATCATGAGTTGGGTGTCGTAGCGGTAGTAGCCGTAACGGATGGCGAAATCACCGATTCCACCGCCGCCCACAAGGCCGGCCATGGCGGAGTAGGAGATGAAGCTCACGGTCATGATGGTGATCGAGGAGACCAGCGCCGGGCGCGCCTCCACGAGCAGAACATCACGCACGATCTGGGCGCGGCTCGCCCCCATGGAGCGAGCGGCCTCCACGACTCCGCCACCGAGCTGGGTGAGGTTCTGTTCGACGAAGCGGGCGAAGTAGGGGATGGCGTTGATGCTGAGCGGCACGATCACGGCCGCCGTGCCGATGCTCGTGCCCACGATGAACCGCGTGATGGGAATGATCGCGATCAGCAGGATGAGGAAGGGGAACGAGCGGATCACGTTGACGAGACCGTCGAGTATGCGGTGCAGCCTCGGCTTGGGCTTGAGTCCGTTCGGCCCGATGGAGTAGAGGAGAATGCCCAGCGGCGTGCCCAGCAGGATGGCGAGCGGAATGGCCACGATGAGCATCACCCCGGTCTGCCCGAGTGCCAGCACGAGCTCCGGCCACACTTCGATCACGCGCTCAAGCACGGCTGCGCTCCGGGGCCCGGTCGAGACGGATATCGTCGGCGATCAGGTACCGGCCGATCTCGGTGGTCGGCACGAAGCCGGGCCGGTCGAGCTCCGCAAGGTCGAATCGCTCCACCACTCGGCCTGCTTCCATGACGGCGACGTTGTCGGCGATGGCCTTGATCACGTTCATCTCGTGCGTCACGATCACGAGGGTGATGCCGAGTTGGGCATTCACGTCGCTCAGGTACTGCAGAACGGATGCCGTGGTGCGCGGATCGACGGCGCTCGTGGGTTCGTCGCACAGCAGCACTCGGGGCCTGCTGGCGAGGGCCCGCGCGATGCCCACGCGCTGTTTCTGCCCGCCGGAGAGGCTTGCTGGGTACGACTTCGCCTTGTCGGCGAGGTCCACGATGTCGAGGGCCTCTGCCGCGCGCCTGCGGCGTTCGACAGTGCCGACGCCCGCGAATTTGAGCGAGAGCTCAACGTTCTGCTGGGCGGTGAGGTTGTTCAGCAGGTTGAAATGCTGGAAGACCATGCCGATGTTGTGGCGGGTGGTGCGAAGTTGTTGGTCGGTGAGGCTGAGGAGGTCGGTGCCGTCGACGACGACTCGCCCCCGGGTGGGGCGCTCGAGCAGGTTGATCGTGCGCAGCAGCGTGGACTTGCCCGCGCCGGAAAAGCCGATGATCCCCTGGATGGATCCTTCGGGTACGTGCAGTGACACGGAGTCCACCGCGGCCAGCGGCCCGTCGGGACCGGCGAATGTCACCGAGACGTCTTGGATGTCGATCACGATTCACGCTCCTGCCGAGGGTTGTCCTGCGGATCGGGGGACCCCGAGACGCATTTTCACCATACTGACCGAGCGGTTGGCAGCTCCGCCGTGTGACGTTATGTGGCCGGGCGCACCCCCGAATGGCCGTGCGCGTCTTCGGCGATGCCGAAAGCTGCATGAGCGCGTGTGCGTGGCGTATTGCTCCGCAACGGGTCGCCGGCAGTCAGTCGTCGATCCGCTTCGCCACTTCGTACCCGCCTCGGGAGAAAACGGTATGAAAGCTGACTCCCGGGTGCAGCTGCGCCGCCGCGGCGCGGGCTGACGGCCACTCTTCTGGCAACCCGCCCGACTCCAGATCGACGACCAGATAGTCGGGGGTGGGGTTCGCGTTTCCTATCCAGTACACGGTGTTTCGATCGACCAGATACCCGATCAGGCCGACGTCGGATTCGACCAGCGAACCCGGGGGAACTACCGCCAGTGCTGCGTTTGCCGCCTCGCTGCGCTGTGTCGAGAACTCGCCGGCCGTGTTGGCAAGTTTCGCCAGCGGCAGCTGGGGAAGAAGCGCCACGGCAGCCACGACAATCAGCACCGGTGCAACGCGCCCATAACCCCGCAGCAACCGCAGAGGGCTGCTTCGACAGGCCCCGATGGCATCAAGTGCCGCGCAGAACAGCACGGGCATGAGAACGGCACTGTATTGCCAGGAATGACCCCAATAGCCGGAATTGTCGGATGTGAATCGCCAGGCAAGAGTGGGCAGAAGCACGAGTGCCAGAGGTGAGCGCAGTGCGATGGCACCGGAGGCAACGACCAGCAGGGCGAGGGTGATGCCCTTCTCCGATTGAAACAACGAAGCCGGGTCGCTCAGGAGGGTGGCCGGGTCGATGCTCTGCGTGTAGGCCCAGCGATCGTCGGGGTTGAGGAGCGGCAAAACTATGAGGCTTGCGATGCCGAACCAGCCGACTCCCCAGGCGGCGAGCCAGATTCCGAGCGTTCGGCGACTGCGGTAGGCGAGCACGAGCCCGATCACAGCCACGGTCAGGCCCAGGTCCTCCTTCACAAACACGAGGGGCATGGCCCAGAGCATGCACGCGGTCCAACGCTGACTCAACAGCGCCGAGAGGGAAAGCGCCAGGAGCGGAACGGCGAACGCGACCTCGTGAAACTGTGCCTCGACGGCGCCTTGGAGTCCCCAGCTGAAAGCAAACGCCAACCCGAAAACCAGCCCCGCCCAGCGCCCCAGCAGTCGACCTGCTGCGTGCGTGATCACGGCCGCAGCGACTCCGAAGAGCAGGTTCTGCACGATCAGCAGGGTGAACGCGCTCGGGAACGCGGCATAGATCGGACCCAGAAGCACCAGAAGCGGATGAAAATGATCACCGAGGAGGTTGTACCCGTCGCCCTTGATGGTGACGACGGGTGACTGCACCGCGGCGTACTGCTTGGCGAGTTGCGTGAAGATGCCCAGGTCCCAGGAGAGCACAGTGTAAGAACTCCATTGACGCCACGAAAATAGCGAATAGGCCGTTGCCGTGATCAGCCCGACGAGGGCTGCCGGCCAGATCGCTGCGGAAAGTGCTAAAACCGGGCCGCCTGTGGCGTTGACTGTCGGGACCTCGCGCGAGGGCTGTCCGATCGACTGCACGGCCATGGAATCCCCCCCCTGATTCGGATGTGCGGCATCACGGCGGCCCGTGAGAACTCTCGTTCTGATGGTGGAGCACTGCGCGGAATCACCACGCTCATCTGCTTGTGAGCCTAACGCGACCCTTCTCCCTCGGGCTGACTGCTGGCGCCCAGCCGCGTCGATCAAGCAGTAGCGGGCGCGCTCGCCTCCTGCCGCTCAGCTTGAGCGCCCGTCGGGGGATCACATCTGTGGCGCCCAGCACCTGGCAGCTCCGCAGCGCTTGCAGGCTGCCGACGACGAGGGCAATGCAGGCCGGGTGGAGTGTCGGTGGTGCCTGTCACACTTCTCTCATGACAACCCCTCTTGAAGTTGTTTTCGCCGATCTGTCCGGGTCGCTGGCCCGGTCAGATACGTCCGCGAGAGCGTTCGCGGAGCTGTCCGACGACGGGTCGGAGAGCACCCACCGGGCCATAGCCCACCACCTGCGCGAGGTCACCGCGGCCTACGCCTTATCGGCGGCGAACATGGCCAACCGATCCGACTGGACACTCGGCAGAGAAGGACTGTCGAGGAAGAAGGGCTACAACAGTCCCGAAGACTACGTACAGGCCCTCGGCGGCGGAGGCGGTGGCACCAAGGCGGATACCCGCCGCCTGATCGAGGCCGGCACCATGGCCACCGAAGCCGAAGCCGCCCGAGACAGGCAAGAGCAGGCCGACGTGCTGGCACGGGAACACCCGGAAGCGCCGCCTGTAGAGGTGCACCGGCCGTGGTTCGCGCCACTGGGTGACGCCGTCACCGACGGAACACTCAGCGCCGAAGCTGCCACGGCCATTCGGCGGGGCCTGGGAGAACCGGCCGTCGGTGTGACGGAGGAGATGCTGGCCGAGGCGCTCCTGCATCTCCTCACCGAGTGCCGCACCCTCAACGCCGACCAGGCCGCGAAGGCCGCGAGGCACTGCCGGGACTCGATTGACGCCGCCGGGATCGCCTCCCGCGCCGACGCCATGCGAGCCCGGCAATACCTGCGGGCCGGCACTGGATAGGTACAGTGACAAGCCCGACGGCAGGCTCCACGGCAGCTTTGAACTGGACCCGAAGAACGGGGCCTACTTCAAAGACTTCCTGCAGCAGGTCATCGGCCCGCGCACCGGCGGCCCCCGGTTCGTGGAGAAGGGCGAGAAGGAACGTGCCCAGCGCATCATCGACGACCCGAGGTCCACCGACCAGATCGCCGCAGAGTCGCTGATCGAGGTGATCAAGGTCGCCGCGGGTGCCGACCCCGGCACGATCTTCGGCCGCATCCGCCCCTCGGTGAAGCTCGTGGTGACGGAAGCGCCGGCGCCGGCAGCGACGGGTCTGGTGCTCCCTCGCACAGGGTTCATCGAGGGAACCTCGGATGCGGCGACCGCCGCCACGATCGACAGGGCCGTGTGCGACACCGGATTCACCCCGGTGCTGTTCGGCCGCGACGGATCGGTGCTCGACGTCGGACGGGAGCAACGGCTCTTTACGCAGCCGCAACGCGTGGCGTTGGCGCTTCGGGACGGTGGGTGCATGTGGAAGGACTGCCTGAAACCACCCAGCTTCTCCGAAGCACACCACCTGCATGGGTGGAAGGCAGAAGGCGGACTCACCAACCTCGATGACGGCATCCTGCTCTGCAGCCCCCACCATCTCCGCCTCCATAATGACGGGTGGAGGATCGTCCGCCTCGGCACGGACTTCTGGTTGATCCCACCGCCCGCGGTCGATACGACCCAAACCCCGATCCCCCTAGTAAGCAAATCAGCGCTGAAGTTGGGGTCGCCGCTCCGGCTCCAGGCATAACGGCACCGCAGTGGCAGTGGGTTACGAGCGTCCGGAGAGCGGCTCGCGAGGTCTCGTGTCTGCTAGGAAAGAGCCACGCCAGCTCGCCGCCGCTGGTCGACAAACTCGACAAGCTCTTCGATACACGACCAGCAGGATGAGTGCAGCAGAGACGAGCGTCTGACGCCGCGTCGCCTACACGGATGGCGCGCTGCGCGGACTTCACGCGGCCATCGAAGACGGCATCACGGTGCTGGGCTACCAGCACTGGAGCGCACTCGACAATTACGAGTGGGCGAGCGGGTTCCGACCCACGTTCGGTCTCATCTCGGTGGATCGTGAAACTTTCGTGCGCACCCCTAAGCCCAGCCTGGCCTGGCTCGGCGATGTGGCCCGCAACAACGGGCTTCCCGCGGCGTAGCGTCCGGCGGGTCAGAGTTCCACGTCGCTGCGACCCGAGGTGGCACGGCCACGCCGGCGTCGAAAGGTGGGCCCGGGCGGTCGCGGTATGAGCTGCCGGGCCGCGGGGCTTGTCACGCGGCGTCGACGCAGCTCCAGCCTGAGACTCTCCTCGCCGCGCGCCATCGCCCAGCGATGGTTTGCGGCGAAGACCGGTCGGAACACGGGCACGAAGCGCCGGAGCCACGCCTTGTCGAACGTCACCCGCCAGTCGTAGGTCACCACCGTCTCTGGCCCGTCCTGTTCGAATTGCCACTGGCCCCCGCCCGTCAGGTCACCCCGTGCCGTGAGAGCGAACCCGGTCTCGGACAGCGGCTCGGTGACGGTAAGCGTCCACCTCAGCGTGTAGGGAAGCCAGCCCTTTGTGTAGAGGGTGAAGGTGGATCCGACACCGTCGGAATCGCCCACCGACCCTTGTTCAACGGCCAGGTACACCGACGGCCACCAGCGCGGGAGCGTGGCGGCATCACCGAGAATGTCAGCCACCTCCGCGATCGTGCCCGGTACCCGCCACACGGTGCGAAACTCGAAGAATTCCGACACGATGACCTCCTGTCGTTGGGGACTACACGTCGTCCCGCCGGGAATCTTCGGGGAGAATGGCCAGGGGCTCGGTTTGCACCATCACGTCGCTGGGATTCGAACGGAGGGTGCCGGACAGTAAGTCGGCAGAGCGTGCCACATACACGCCGCCGGAGCCGCAGCCCACGATGTCCGCCCGGCCCTGGCCTGTGGTGTCGGCGAGGAACCGCGGATGCCGGTCGACTCGCCAGCCGCCGGCGCTGTATCCGAAATTGTCGAGCACCAGTCGGGGCTCCTCGAACAGGCCGCCGCCAAGGGACCGGGCAATGTACACGCCGTCGTCGTGGAATCCCACGATGTCGAGCCGCCCGTCCCCGGTGGTGTCGGCCAGGAGACGAGGGTTCTTCGCCACTCGCCACTCGCCACTCGCCAGCCGCCGGAGATGTAGCCGAAACCCGGGTGGGCCTGCACCGGAGCGGCGTACGCTCCGTCGGCGTCCGCGCGCGACAGCAGCACGCCCAGGTCACCGAACCCCACAACGTCTGCGCGACCGTCGCCCGTGGTGTCGGCGAGGAACCGGGGATGCTTCTCGACGCGCCAGGCGACGGATGAGTAGCCGAAGTTGCGCACTGTGAGGTGCGGATCCCAGCCCAGATGCATCCCGGTGAAGGGGCAGAGGACGAAGTCGTTGATCCTCATGAGGCACGGTGCGCCTCCGGCCACGGCGCAGTTCTCGCAGTTGTCGTTGGACACGCCGAACCGACCCCACCTGCCCCCGCAGTCGCATCCGCTCGCCGCGTATTCGTCGGGACAGTTGAAGATATGGCCGCTTTCGTGGGCGAACACTCGATCGATGTTCGAGGGCCCCCAGCCGTCATTGGCGGGGTCCATCACGACGCTTCTATGGGAGTTGTCAAGCTGTTGAGGTCTTTTTTGATGATGTTTCGTGAGTCGTGAGTCGTGAGTCGTGAGTCGTGTGGCGTGTTTTTGGGCGCGTGAGGGTGGCGGGCGGGCCGTCGAAGATGGCCTGTCCGCTGGGCGGTGGTGACGTTTTAGCCTGAATCCACCGATCGGGATCGAGATCTGACGGCGCGTTAAACCGAGAATGCCCATCTGATCAGGTAAATTAGGACTTGTCAAGAGTTCAGATTTACCAACCAGAGGAGCATCTCGTAGATGCAAGTTTCCCACACCAACCGCGCCGTTTCTGCATCATTCACCGACCCGAATCTCGTGTCGTCGGCGGGCTTGGTCCCGATCATGAAATTAGCCGCCCGTGCGGGGTTGGCGACCTTGGCCGATCAGTGGCTGAGCGTCCCCACCGACAAGGGCGCCAACGCCGGTCTGAAAGTCACGTCTCTGGTCGGCGGCATGGTCGCCGGCGCGGACTCCATCGACGACCTCGCCATTCTTCGTCACGGCGGCATGCGGAAAATCTTCAGCAACTGCTACGCGCCGTCAACGTTGGGGTCGTTTCTGCGCGCGTTCACGTTCGGTCACGTCCGGCAGCTCGACGCCGTCGCTTCCCGCTTCGTGCGGGGCCTGGCCGCGGAAACTCCGTTGCTCGTGCACGACACCGACGGCTACATGTTCCTCGACGTCGACGACACCATCATCGAAGTTCACGGCCACCAGAAGGAAGGCTCCGGCTACGGGTACTCCGGGGTGCGCGGCCTCAACGCGATCCTCGCGACAGTCAAGACGGACGTATCGGCGCCGATCATCATCGGCCAGCGACTCCGGCGCGGTGCCTGCGGATCACCGCGCGGCGCGGCCCGTCTGATCCGTGACGCCCTCGCCACGATCAAACGGCTCCGCGGAGCGGGAAAAGCACGCGTGCTCTTTCGTGCCGACTCAGCGTTCTACGGGCACGCCTCCATCAGCGCAGCCCTCAAAGCCGGCGCCGACGTTTCGGTCACTGCCCGGATGGACCCCGCCATCAAACGAGCGATCGGAACGATCCCCGGCGCTGCCTGGACCGCAATTGAATACACCAACGCCATCTATGACGAAGGCAGCAAAACATGGATCAGTAACGCCGAAGTCGCCGAGGTCCCGTTCACCGCGTTCACCTCGCGCAAGAAGAGCGAGCACATCACCGGGCGCTTGGCCGTGCGGCGGATCCCGGAACTGAACAAGAAAAACCTCGACCAGCCAACCCTGTTCGACACCCACCGATTCCACGCCTTTTTCACCACCAGCACCCTCGACACCGTCACCGCCGACAAAACCCACCGCGCCCACGCGGCGATCGAGCTCGTGAATTCCGACCTCAAAAGCAGCGCCCTGGCGCACCTACCCTCCGGTGTATTCACCGCCAACGCCGCCTGGCTGGTCATGGCCGTCATGGCGTTTAACCTCACCCGCGCCGCCGCGACGATCGCGGGAAACGGTCTCAGCCGATCGACCACCGCAACGATCCGCCGGAAACTTGTCAGCGTCCCCGCACGAATCTCAACCTCGGCGCGGCGCGTGACATTGCACCTGCCCGAACACTGGCCTTGGGAGAAACCCTGGACGGCCCTGTTCACAAAGAACTTCCGGCCCCAACAACCCGCCCCCACCTGACCAACCAGCCGACACCGACATCAACAGGAGCACCAGTGGAACACCCGGGCCGCGAGACCCGGACCACAACCACGCCCGAAACTCCGAAAGCTCGCCGAAACAAAATCAGGATCCGATCAGAGGTCGACCGGTGGATTCAGGCTAAGATGGTGTGGTTATCGAGGACGCGGAACAGGTGCCGGGCGATGTAGCGTTTCAGGACGCGTTGGATTTCTTTGGGTGTCTTGCCTTCCTTCGTCCGTTTCTCGACGTAGGCGGCGGTCGCCGGGTCGTGGTGGTAGCGGTAGAACGTGGTGACCCAGATGGCGGTGTTGAGCGCCCGGTCGCCGCCGCGGTGCAGACGGTAGCGGATGGTGTTGCCCGATGACGCGGGGATGGGCGCGATGCCCGCGAAGCGGGCGAACGCGGCCTCGGAGCGGATGCGTCCCTGGTGCGACCACGACACGATCAGCTGCGCGGCGACGATCGCGCCGACGCCGTGCTCAAGCAGCAGGTAGGGGGCGAGGGCTTTCACGTGCTTGAGGAGGCCCTTCTCGTTCGCCGTGAGCTCGGCTTGACGGCTGAGGATCTCTCGCGCTT is a genomic window containing:
- a CDS encoding VOC family protein; amino-acid sequence: MAIKLENVGIAVRDLEAAISFFTDLGLIVVGRDTVSGEWTDTAVGLDGNHSKIAMLHTPDGHGRLELFEYIHPEAIESNATRPNEIGMHRVAFSVDDLDAALEIAARHGCLPLRGVATYEDIYKLTYIRGPSGIIVMLAEELKKA
- a CDS encoding MetQ/NlpA family ABC transporter substrate-binding protein; the encoded protein is MQRRSFLTYALAGVACAGVSVLSGCGLAGGAAASAGKGGASDKTIKLIVTESAPYQEPTKIAQALLEKDGWAVTVKYVTDIIQPNLAVAQQEYDANFFQHGAYLQQFNTDKNLDLVGLFYEYGSPGGIYSLKYTSLDDLPKGAKIALPVDPANNGRALFLLRDAGLITLTKGVDVIHTSQRNITSNPLEFEFVEVDQQSLKQTLPDVDAAFLFVRLAAESNLTAKNQLAFEEDADQIPFRCVVAGRPDFAGTEKALALQAAYQSPEVRAWYEGYIGGILPLPWEEDPTAELEKWLSA
- a CDS encoding acyl-CoA dehydrogenase family protein translates to MTASILRRFGVDNTEQQSIWYARADAAAEILGVDARERDATNAPPFAELEVLREAGLLPLTVPARFGGAGLDWRTAFEIVQRIARVDNSIGQLLGYHYIFQAFSYIDLPDDRAQLLADETIAKRWLFSSTGTPQGPQAQARRVEGGYVLNGKKPFATGSRVADQIYGRAILPDGSRLAVLINTGWEGVVRHDDWDVLGSRLTATNTIEFNDVFVPDSAVIVNLGASDAEREPHQVLTTPGFQLLFSHCYLAAAEGAVIAARDYTREQARPWFHADVESAAEDPFILNHYGSFVSRLQALSAVVDQATTALQWAWNQGPLLDASERSGVAEQIVAAKVTAHHVALDVTAGIYDVIGARAAGTKYGFDRYWRDVRTHTLHDPVAWKLNELGRYYLNDTAPVPSAYR
- a CDS encoding NtaA/DmoA family FMN-dependent monooxygenase (This protein belongs to a clade of FMN-dependent monooxygenases, within a broader family of flavin-dependent oxidoreductases, the luciferase-like monooxygenase (LMM) family, some of whose members use coenzyme F420 rather than FMN.), with protein sequence MSASSRFAGPRPRLLLSAFVMNTTSHILGGQWRHPDAQQHRFNELPLWIDLAKQLEAAKFDAIFLADVVGLYGDHDGGWASHVQRGLQVPSNDPLILLAALAAVTTDIGLAATSSVVQSHPFQFARQISTLDHISNGRAAWNIVTSALENSHRNFGSDGLTAHAARYDWADEYSDAVYKLWEGSWDEGSLVQNKESGVHADPDRVHKIYHRGERYSIDGPHLVSPSPQRTPLLFQAGSSGRGQQFAAGNAEATFLFAPNTAYAAKVSAGIRSEAVAAGRRADDVKLFTGLSFVVGSTEAEAHAKKAELEQYLDLDMIIAHIGGGLGVDLGGLPLDTPLGDIETEGGQGLLQAIIDSTPGRNPTLTDVANYRARAQQIVGTPEQIVDQLELWQDAGIDGINIINQTIPGSYTDFIDGVLPELRGRGLAQTEYAPGTLREKLFGDGPHLPKSHPAAAYRGAFAESSATAESRRTVATR
- a CDS encoding methionine ABC transporter permease, which translates into the protein MLERVIEVWPELVLALGQTGVMLIVAIPLAILLGTPLGILLYSIGPNGLKPKPRLHRILDGLVNVIRSFPFLILLIAIIPITRFIVGTSIGTAAVIVPLSINAIPYFARFVEQNLTQLGGGVVEAARSMGASRAQIVRDVLLVEARPALVSSITIMTVSFISYSAMAGLVGGGGIGDFAIRYGYYRYDTQLMIVAIVLMVVLVQVVQISGSRLSRHLDKRH
- a CDS encoding methionine ABC transporter ATP-binding protein; the protein is MIDIQDVSVTFAGPDGPLAAVDSVSLHVPEGSIQGIIGFSGAGKSTLLRTINLLERPTRGRVVVDGTDLLSLTDQQLRTTRHNIGMVFQHFNLLNNLTAQQNVELSLKFAGVGTVERRRRAAEALDIVDLADKAKSYPASLSGGQKQRVGIARALASRPRVLLCDEPTSAVDPRTTASVLQYLSDVNAQLGITLVIVTHEMNVIKAIADNVAVMEAGRVVERFDLAELDRPGFVPTTEIGRYLIADDIRLDRAPERSRA
- a CDS encoding DUF2079 domain-containing protein → MAVQSIGQPSREVPTVNATGGPVLALSAAIWPAALVGLITATAYSLFSWRQWSSYTVLSWDLGIFTQLAKQYAAVQSPVVTIKGDGYNLLGDHFHPLLVLLGPIYAAFPSAFTLLIVQNLLFGVAAAVITHAAGRLLGRWAGLVFGLAFAFSWGLQGAVEAQFHEVAFAVPLLALSLSALLSQRWTACMLWAMPLVFVKEDLGLTVAVIGLVLAYRSRRTLGIWLAAWGVGWFGIASLIVLPLLNPDDRWAYTQSIDPATLLSDPASLFQSEKGITLALLVVASGAIALRSPLALVLLPTLAWRFTSDNSGYWGHSWQYSAVLMPVLFCAALDAIGACRSSPLRLLRGYGRVAPVLIVVAAVALLPQLPLAKLANTAGEFSTQRSEAANAALAVVPPGSLVESDVGLIGYLVDRNTVYWIGNANPTPDYLVVDLESGGLPEEWPSARAAAAQLHPGVSFHTVFSRGGYEVAKRIDD